The genomic interval TGATACCGAAGTCTTGGAAGCTTAGGCGAATTCTGGGAACGGCAAGGTCGCGGTTTCAGGCGAGTTTGGTGTCTCCGCCAGACTGTAGATCCGCTGGATTCCGGCAATGAACTCTGTTTGGCCTCCGTAGCTGGGATGGCGCACCGTCTCTACAGGGAATTCCAATCCTTCAAGCGCAGCCCCTGCATCGCGCCCGATCGCGACCAACTGTTTTGGTTTGATCATGTCCAGCAACGCCAACATGAATGGCCAAGTCTCAATGCGTTCAAATTTCTTATGGCAGCGATTTGTCATCGGCTCATCGGGCGCATGTGGATGCAGTGGAAAAACATTCCAAAGAACGACAGGTCGCCCGATCTCTGAAAGAAGGTTCCAAGTGACGGTCGCGGTGCGCTCTGCGAGTGCCGGACCTCTGGTCGCTCGTTCGAGACGCACCCCTCCAAATAAGCGTGATGCGTCATCAAGATGCGCCTCGTCCGTAAGAGGTATTCCTGTGCGTCTGCCGCCTCGATAGCCAAGGTCACGCGCGATCCAAATCGTCTCGGCTTTCGCATCCAAAGAGGATTCCAGACAGTGCTGAAGATTTAGCCGTCTGCGGCGAGCAGCGTCCGGCATGTCATGAGTTGGACATATGTCGCTGTACGGATTGAACGTATCAGCAAGCTCAACGGTGCTAAGAGCATCTACAAACGATTTAGGGGTTTTCATGGTAGAGGCTCAATTTCTAAGCGCCTGTTCGCGGCATCAATGGTGATAGTGCCACGACGGTTCTCTCGAAGATAGCGAAACGCCGCGTAGCCCTGTAAAATAGCCTCTTCCCACAGCCAGGCAGGGCATGCTTCCGGCTCATAGCCGTTCACAAACTGGTGGATCTGCTTCAAAAGATCGAAGGGCAGATCGCCAGCCTTGAGATCTTTGAAAAACTCCATTTCAATAGCTTGGCCAAAAATCCAAGTTGTGATGCCTTCTTCAATTAGTGCTGCACGCGCACCGTCTTGCGCCTCATCAATCTTCGACGCACTTTTCCGCTTTAGCCGGAAAAGTGAACGGGTCACTGGAGACCACCCCAAGACAGCAACATAGGCATAATGAAAGACATCATGGAAACGATAATCGTCTTCCGTCATCGCATTGTCAGTTAAGCGGTCACCGATGTTCAGACCGTTACATGTCTGAAAAACGTAAAGCTTTCCGTTAACCTCTCGTTCGAAAATCTCGATCTGTAACTTTCGGGGCAATTGTTCTTCGGGTGGGGCGTCACCATCAAAAAAACCTGAAACCTCTTTCTGAATCGGCCAACGGTCTGTCGTCTTCGTTCGGTTCTTAACCGCAGCCGCTTCAAGTGTCACACCGGCCTCGTTAGCAGCCCGGATCAGTGTTTCGAGAAATGCGACTAGGAGCGGCCCTAGACGGGAGCGGTCGCGGAGAAGGTCTCTGTTCGACTGATCGGCCATCAGCAACCCAACTTTTGCAGCCAGCTCGATAAGAGTTTCTTCAAACTTCTTGGACGGCGTTTTCAACGTCTTCAACACAGCGGGTTGCAATGCTTCAAACGTGATTGTTTTATCGGAGGCAGGTTTCCAGTCACCGTCACCACTCGCTAGGTTGGTGACCACTTCAGCTAAGGAAATGCCGCCACGGCTCGCGACTAAGTTGAAATACCAGAGAACATCGCCCAATTCTTCCGTTACCGCAGCGGCATAAGCCCGATATGCGATAGGATCACGTTGTTTCTTCTTCACTTCACTCAAAAGGCTGCCAACCTCGCCAAATAACCCAAGAAGCGGGAAATTCAGAGATTCTGCATCGCGTTGAACATCTGTGGCGAGTGCGTCTTTAGAGTATTCTTGTACCGATAGCGGTATAAAATCGTCCATAAACCTGCCCCTCGTTAAATCGTTTTGAGCGATCTTCGCCGCTGCTCCTAATTCTCATGACTTGATGCGGTTTGCGCTCTGATAACAAGTGGAAATCCGTTGTTTCTGGCTCATGCTCGCCTAACTGTTCGTTCGCTGACCTTAAATAGTCGCGCTATCTCTGGGACGGCTCGGTGTTCTTGGTCTCGCATATGGCGGACTTCATCCTTCTGCGCGGTCGTAAGGGCAGGGGGCCTGCCGCCGATCCGGCCACGCTTGCGCGCTGACGCCAACCCTTCTTTGGTTCGCTCGGAAATCCGCTCCCGCTCGAACTGAGCGATGGATGCAAAGACGTGGAACACAAGACGGCCAGCCGGCGTCGTTGTGTCAATGTCCTCCGCCAGCGAGCGGAAGCCGGCACCACGTTCACCGATGGTCTCCACGATTTCCAGAAGGTCTTTCAGAGATCGGGCCAGGCGGTCGTATTTGGTGACGATCACAACATCGCCGTCGCGGATTTGGTCCAACATCCTGTCCAACTCTGGTCGTTCGCGCTTCGATCCGCTGATCTTGTCTGCAAATAACTTACCAGCCCCAGCCACTGTCAGTGCATCGGTCTGGGCATCAAAGTTCTGGTCGTCTGTGCTGACGCGAGCGTATCCGATAATCATGCTGTGTTCTGGTCAGAAAGGTAGGGTTTTGTCCAGATCATTGCATTGCATTGCAGAAAATGTTCGGAAAGAGTCGATTTTGTTGAAACCAATTTGCGGTCGACGCAAACGGCTGAGCATTCTAGCAGCGCTCTAAGCCTCTAGTCGCCTGCCTGAAGGTCCTTGGCGAAAGCGAGAAACTTTGTAGCGCGTTCATGTAGGTAGTCGGCTTCGTTTTGATCCAGTCGCGTCGCAGTTATTAGTGTCCCAGGCTGAATATTGAGAATGCCAACTCCTGCTGACTCTGGCTGAGCCAATCGCAAAATAGTTAGCAAGCCTCGCTCCTTCTTCCGAGGTAGTTGTTCTTTTCCGAAATGTAGGAATATGATTCTCCTCTGGTTGTTTGCCTCTGTGCGCAAGTTCCAAGCTGTTGTGATGCGTAAGCCAGAAATATCCGCTTCAACCGGACTACGTCCCTGCCAAATGAGTGCGTGATCCTCTTTCAAGTCCAGATAGTTTTGGCACAGAACTTTGTATCCAGCGGACTTGTTTGCGGAAACGCTAGAATGCAATGCCAGAAATTTTTCGGTTGAAATCTTTTGATCTTCAAGAGAAATCATTGCTTCTCGAAATTGCTTGTAACGATCCTTGATCGGATCATATGGCAAATCGAGGTCGCCAATTATGCTTTTGACTTTGGCCTTGTCTTTGCGCTTGTCGCCGTACGCAAATTCGATGAACTGACTAACCCTAATCTTCATTTATCTGTCCTGCTTGACTCTATCGGTAACCCTAAAGTCCGATTGGGAACAAATAAAGAACACTTTGATGTTAGGTGCTTTCAAGCAACGGCAGGATTGTCCCGCTCTGGCGACCTTACCGTACCCTAGAATTGGCAAGGGCGAAAACCTGCCAAAACCACAGAGGTTTTGCCGGGGGGTTTTGTCACTGCTAAGCAATTGATTTGAGGTGGGGTAAGGCAGATGGTCAAAAACGACCGTTTTTGACGTGCCGGTTCCT from Sulfitobacter pontiacus carries:
- a CDS encoding nucleoside triphosphate pyrophosphohydrolase family protein gives rise to the protein MDDFIPLSVQEYSKDALATDVQRDAESLNFPLLGLFGEVGSLLSEVKKKQRDPIAYRAYAAAVTEELGDVLWYFNLVASRGGISLAEVVTNLASGDGDWKPASDKTITFEALQPAVLKTLKTPSKKFEETLIELAAKVGLLMADQSNRDLLRDRSRLGPLLVAFLETLIRAANEAGVTLEAAAVKNRTKTTDRWPIQKEVSGFFDGDAPPEEQLPRKLQIEIFEREVNGKLYVFQTCNGLNIGDRLTDNAMTEDDYRFHDVFHYAYVAVLGWSPVTRSLFRLKRKSASKIDEAQDGARAALIEEGITTWIFGQAIEMEFFKDLKAGDLPFDLLKQIHQFVNGYEPEACPAWLWEEAILQGYAAFRYLRENRRGTITIDAANRRLEIEPLP
- a CDS encoding recombinase family protein; this translates as MIIGYARVSTDDQNFDAQTDALTVAGAGKLFADKISGSKRERPELDRMLDQIRDGDVVIVTKYDRLARSLKDLLEIVETIGERGAGFRSLAEDIDTTTPAGRLVFHVFASIAQFERERISERTKEGLASARKRGRIGGRPPALTTAQKDEVRHMRDQEHRAVPEIARLFKVSERTVRRA
- a CDS encoding uracil-DNA glycosylase; its protein translation is MKTPKSFVDALSTVELADTFNPYSDICPTHDMPDAARRRRLNLQHCLESSLDAKAETIWIARDLGYRGGRRTGIPLTDEAHLDDASRLFGGVRLERATRGPALAERTATVTWNLLSEIGRPVVLWNVFPLHPHAPDEPMTNRCHKKFERIETWPFMLALLDMIKPKQLVAIGRDAGAALEGLEFPVETVRHPSYGGQTEFIAGIQRIYSLAETPNSPETATLPFPEFA